In Amycolatopsis jiangsuensis, the following proteins share a genomic window:
- a CDS encoding N-acetylglucosamine kinase, with protein MTATWVAVDGGQTGLRLVSGPEARAGKGPGFDYRHGDPVATITEAVRVAALDAGLSDPVALACLGLTGHPAEPADRNRLGAAVAGVLRAGEVRLCEDMVTAHAGALPSGHGVVLAAGTGVVCLAVGEGGVHRKVGGDGHLLGDAGGGFAIGRAGLAAVLAAADGRGPATSLTAVAELRFGPIPGMAQRIHQIPSPVAAIASFAPEVFAVAAQADPVASAIVTAAADDLACTIAAAVRVLDRGETVPVACTGRVFEAGELLLAPLRERLAVLAPAARLVPPEGDPLDGAVRLATAEPGPYSRLMSVHRACR; from the coding sequence ATGACCGCCACGTGGGTCGCGGTCGACGGCGGCCAGACCGGATTACGCCTGGTGTCCGGTCCCGAGGCACGCGCGGGCAAGGGCCCGGGTTTCGACTACCGGCACGGTGATCCGGTCGCCACGATCACCGAAGCCGTGCGCGTCGCGGCGCTGGACGCGGGGCTGTCCGATCCGGTGGCGCTGGCCTGTCTCGGACTGACCGGCCACCCGGCCGAACCCGCGGACCGGAACCGGCTCGGCGCCGCGGTGGCCGGTGTATTGCGAGCCGGCGAGGTACGGCTGTGCGAGGACATGGTGACCGCGCACGCCGGAGCGTTGCCGAGTGGGCACGGTGTGGTGCTGGCCGCTGGGACGGGAGTGGTGTGCCTCGCGGTCGGCGAGGGCGGGGTACACCGCAAAGTCGGCGGTGATGGCCATCTGCTCGGTGACGCTGGGGGCGGGTTCGCGATCGGCCGGGCCGGACTCGCCGCCGTGCTCGCCGCCGCCGACGGCCGCGGACCGGCGACCAGCCTCACCGCCGTCGCCGAGCTGCGCTTCGGCCCGATACCCGGGATGGCGCAACGAATCCACCAGATCCCGTCCCCGGTCGCCGCCATCGCCTCCTTCGCACCCGAGGTCTTTGCCGTGGCCGCCCAGGCGGACCCGGTGGCGAGCGCGATCGTGACCGCCGCGGCTGACGACCTGGCCTGCACCATCGCCGCCGCGGTACGGGTGCTCGACCGCGGCGAGACCGTTCCGGTGGCGTGCACCGGCCGGGTGTTCGAGGCCGGTGAGCTGCTGCTGGCCCCGCTCCGCGAACGGCTCGCCGTCCTCGCTCCGGCGGCTCGGCTCGTCCCGCCGGAGGGCGACCCGCTCGACGGCGCCGTCCGGCTCGCCACCGCCGAACCAGGCCCGTATTCGCGTCTGATGTCCGTACACCGCGCCTGTCGTTGA
- a CDS encoding sensor histidine kinase: protein MSVRPVLRRSRLSIRLRLTLLYGGLVLVCGVALLATVYFLMRELPTYDLETAAGPVQATPATRLGELPLGVITTKEDILTVLAEASAVALLGLALVSFLIGWIIAGRILAPIHRIARTARTVASDTLHERINLDGRQDEFTELADTLDTMLDRLLAGFEARQRFAANASHELRTPLATIRTLLQVAVAHPDEHDLATLAPKLLATNDRSIATVEALLTLSRADHGLEDVEPVDLAEVAAGALAQVGAEAADHRIGVHSDLAPVRVEGDKDLLHQLVINLLHNAIRHNHPGGTARLTTVVRGDTAVVTVTNTGDPVPDQEAERLFEPFYRQLNRVHATGHGLGLTLVRAIAHSHRGTVAASPNSGGGLTVTATLPALAASAPRSPVVYADAGRRLLLPGSRA from the coding sequence ATGAGCGTCCGCCCGGTGCTGCGCCGCAGCCGACTGTCCATCCGGCTGCGGCTGACCCTGCTCTACGGCGGCCTCGTGCTGGTTTGCGGCGTTGCCCTGCTGGCCACCGTGTACTTCTTGATGCGTGAACTCCCGACCTACGATCTGGAAACCGCGGCCGGACCGGTGCAGGCGACCCCGGCGACCCGGCTCGGCGAGCTGCCGCTGGGCGTGATCACCACCAAGGAAGACATCCTGACCGTGCTGGCGGAGGCCTCCGCCGTGGCGCTGCTCGGACTGGCGCTGGTGTCGTTCCTGATCGGCTGGATCATCGCCGGGCGGATCCTCGCCCCGATCCACCGCATCGCCCGTACCGCGCGCACCGTCGCGAGCGACACCTTGCACGAGCGCATCAACCTCGACGGACGCCAGGACGAGTTCACCGAACTGGCCGACACCCTGGACACGATGCTCGACCGGTTGCTCGCTGGTTTCGAAGCCCGGCAACGCTTCGCCGCCAACGCCTCGCACGAGCTGCGCACCCCGCTGGCGACCATCCGCACGTTGCTGCAGGTCGCCGTCGCGCACCCCGACGAACACGATCTCGCCACGCTGGCGCCGAAACTCCTGGCGACCAACGACCGCAGCATCGCGACCGTGGAAGCACTGCTCACGCTCTCCCGCGCCGACCACGGTCTCGAGGACGTCGAGCCGGTCGACCTCGCCGAGGTGGCGGCGGGCGCGCTGGCGCAAGTGGGTGCGGAAGCTGCCGACCACCGGATCGGCGTGCACAGCGATCTGGCGCCCGTCCGGGTCGAGGGGGACAAGGACCTGCTGCACCAACTGGTGATCAACCTGCTGCACAACGCCATTCGGCACAACCATCCGGGCGGGACGGCACGGCTCACCACCGTGGTCCGCGGGGACACCGCTGTCGTCACCGTCACCAACACCGGTGATCCGGTGCCCGACCAAGAGGCCGAGCGGCTGTTCGAACCGTTCTACCGGCAGCTCAATCGCGTTCACGCGACCGGACACGGCCTGGGGCTCACTCTCGTCCGTGCGATCGCCCACAGTCACCGGGGCACCGTCGCCGCGAGCCCGAATTCCGGCGGTGGGCTCACGGTCACCGCGACGCTGCCGGCCCTCGCAGCGTCCGCGCCGAGATCTCCAGTGGTCTACGCCGACGCGGGCAGACGGCTTCTCCTCCCCGGAAGCCGGGCCTAA
- a CDS encoding ABC transporter permease, whose protein sequence is MFAIARGELLQIFRNRLVLLTSIILPLAFSAYLIAQHGTFEKIGSIGFIAAAMLFVVVAIGFYTSVVTTLASRRQNLFLKRLRSTAVSDRSILSGLVLPLAVIALVQVGVILIVLGVVVGAPADVPMLVVAVLLTVLMMLGFGLATAGVTNSPEHAQVTTLPVTTLAIGVAVWVGITGTEQLAVLKRLLPGGAATELVVDAWNGTATWAQALPQFGPVAAWIVVSLALAARLFRWEPRR, encoded by the coding sequence ATGTTTGCCATCGCTCGCGGTGAGCTGCTCCAGATTTTCCGCAATCGGCTGGTCCTGCTCACCAGCATCATCCTGCCGCTCGCGTTCAGCGCTTATCTGATCGCCCAGCACGGCACTTTCGAAAAAATCGGAAGCATCGGATTCATCGCGGCGGCCATGCTGTTCGTGGTGGTGGCGATCGGCTTCTACACCAGTGTCGTGACCACGCTGGCTTCGCGGCGGCAGAACCTCTTCCTCAAACGACTGCGTTCCACCGCGGTGAGTGACCGCAGCATCCTTTCCGGACTGGTGCTGCCGCTGGCCGTCATCGCGCTGGTCCAGGTCGGGGTGATCCTGATCGTGCTCGGCGTGGTGGTGGGTGCGCCGGCCGACGTCCCGATGCTGGTCGTGGCCGTGCTGCTCACGGTGCTCATGATGCTCGGCTTCGGCCTGGCGACGGCCGGGGTGACGAACTCGCCCGAACACGCCCAGGTGACCACGCTTCCGGTGACCACCCTCGCCATCGGCGTGGCGGTCTGGGTGGGCATCACCGGCACCGAGCAGCTGGCCGTGCTCAAACGCCTGCTTCCCGGCGGGGCGGCCACCGAACTGGTCGTCGACGCCTGGAACGGCACCGCGACCTGGGCGCAGGCCCTGCCGCAGTTCGGCCCGGTCGCCGCCTGGATCGTCGTCTCGCTCGCCCTGGCCGCACGGCTCTTCCGCTGGGAACCGCGTCGCTGA
- a CDS encoding response regulator transcription factor, which translates to MRVLVVEDETFLAEALQSGLRREGMAVDLAGDGATALDCVAVNEYDVVVLDRDLPVVHGDDVCRHVAASRTDCRILMLTASGRLADKVEGLHLGSDDYLVKPFDFPELVARLRALHRRATPAHPPVLTYADLRLDPARREVHRGARPLRLARKEFAVLELLLRADGAVLSAEHLLEKAWDVHADPFTNAVRITVSTLRRKLGDPPILRTATGVGYYLDAGS; encoded by the coding sequence ATGCGGGTGCTGGTCGTGGAGGACGAGACCTTCCTCGCCGAGGCGCTGCAGTCCGGTCTACGCAGGGAGGGCATGGCGGTCGACCTCGCCGGCGACGGCGCGACCGCGCTGGACTGCGTGGCGGTCAACGAATACGACGTGGTGGTGCTGGACCGGGACCTGCCTGTGGTGCACGGCGACGACGTCTGCCGGCACGTCGCGGCCAGCCGCACGGACTGCCGGATCCTCATGCTGACTGCGTCCGGACGGCTGGCCGACAAGGTCGAGGGGCTGCACCTTGGCTCGGACGACTACCTGGTCAAGCCCTTCGACTTCCCGGAGTTGGTGGCGCGGCTGCGGGCGCTGCACCGCCGCGCCACCCCGGCGCATCCGCCGGTGCTGACCTACGCCGATCTGCGGCTGGATCCGGCCCGCCGCGAGGTGCACCGCGGGGCTCGCCCGCTGAGGCTGGCGCGTAAGGAGTTCGCGGTGCTGGAGTTGCTGCTGCGCGCGGACGGGGCGGTGCTCAGCGCCGAGCACCTGCTGGAGAAGGCATGGGACGTGCACGCCGACCCATTCACCAACGCGGTCCGCATCACCGTGTCGACGCTGCGGCGCAAACTCGGCGACCCGCCGATCCTGCGTACCGCCACCGGCGTCGGCTACTACCTGGACGCCGGCTCATGA
- a CDS encoding aldo/keto reductase: MAQLGHTGIDVFPLALGGNTFGWTSDEAASHAVLDAFVEGGGNFVDTSDNYSAFAPGNSGGESETIIGSWLAARKNRDRVVIGTKVGLHPEFEGLAPENVAAAADASLKRLGTDYIDVYYAHVDDEKVPLADTAGAFEQLRKAGKIRTVALSNYTGARIGEWLEIARREGYELPAVLQPDYNLVKRLPYERDVAPAVAEAGLAVVPYFGLASGFLTGKYRKKEDFGEGVREYLATQFFSESALAVLDVLEEVASAHEVEMATAALAWLRGRPGVSAPIASARTPEQLPALLASAEVEFTAAETAALDEVSARVEERPAE; encoded by the coding sequence ATGGCACAGCTCGGCCACACCGGTATCGACGTCTTCCCGCTGGCGCTCGGCGGGAACACCTTCGGCTGGACCAGTGACGAGGCGGCCTCGCACGCTGTGCTCGACGCGTTCGTCGAGGGCGGGGGCAACTTCGTCGACACCTCGGACAACTACTCGGCCTTCGCGCCGGGGAACTCCGGTGGTGAGTCGGAGACGATCATCGGTTCGTGGCTGGCCGCGCGGAAGAACCGCGATCGAGTGGTGATCGGCACCAAGGTCGGCCTGCATCCGGAGTTCGAGGGCCTGGCACCGGAGAACGTGGCGGCCGCCGCGGACGCCTCGCTCAAGCGGCTGGGCACCGACTACATCGACGTCTACTACGCCCACGTCGACGACGAGAAGGTTCCGCTCGCCGACACCGCCGGCGCGTTCGAGCAGCTGCGCAAGGCCGGCAAGATTCGCACGGTCGCGCTGTCGAACTACACCGGCGCCCGGATCGGCGAATGGCTGGAGATCGCCCGTCGCGAGGGCTACGAACTGCCCGCCGTGCTGCAGCCGGATTACAACCTCGTCAAGCGCCTGCCCTACGAGCGCGACGTCGCACCGGCGGTCGCCGAGGCCGGTCTCGCCGTGGTGCCCTACTTCGGTCTGGCCAGCGGGTTCCTCACCGGTAAGTACCGCAAAAAGGAGGACTTCGGCGAGGGCGTCCGGGAGTACCTCGCCACCCAGTTCTTCTCCGAGAGTGCACTCGCCGTGCTCGACGTCCTGGAGGAGGTCGCGTCCGCGCACGAGGTCGAGATGGCGACCGCGGCGCTGGCGTGGCTGCGTGGTCGCCCCGGGGTGAGCGCCCCGATCGCGAGCGCGCGCACGCCCGAACAGCTGCCGGCGCTGCTGGCTTCCGCCGAGGTGGAGTTCACCGCCGCGGAAACCGCTGCGCTGGACGAGGTTTCGGCGCGAGTCGAGGAGCGTCCGGCGGAGTAG
- a CDS encoding MerR family transcriptional regulator has product MRIGELAARTGVSVRSLRYYEEQQLLSSTRSAGGQRHYTEHEVGRVELIQQLYAAGLSSRTILELLPCTEAPSAANSDAALERMVQERDRLSEHIAELTRTRDALEDLIACNRYHRDLAATPA; this is encoded by the coding sequence ATGCGCATCGGTGAGCTGGCGGCCCGGACCGGCGTGAGCGTCCGGTCCCTGCGCTACTACGAGGAACAGCAGCTGCTCAGCAGCACCCGCAGCGCCGGCGGGCAACGGCACTACACCGAACACGAGGTCGGGCGGGTCGAGTTGATCCAGCAGCTCTACGCCGCCGGCCTGTCCAGCCGGACGATTCTCGAACTGCTGCCCTGCACCGAAGCACCCAGCGCGGCGAATTCCGACGCCGCACTGGAGCGGATGGTCCAGGAGCGGGACCGGCTGTCCGAGCACATCGCCGAGCTGACCCGCACCCGGGACGCGCTGGAAGACCTCATCGCCTGCAACCGGTACCACCGAGACCTCGCCGCCACCCCGGCCTGA
- a CDS encoding carbohydrate ABC transporter permease, with amino-acid sequence MSGPRSKAARVGRGTAMTVAGLGGLVFVSVLVYAVLTALKPASEVLSVPLHWLPSTFEWSNLTLPFTETPFARYFLNSTVVGVSVTLLNVVTCTAAGFSFAKFRYRGRDTAFMVVLATLMIPIEIIYVPLYSLVYSLGWVDSFAGLIVPAGTSAFGIFLMRQAIGNVPDELIEAARLDGAGDLRTLVSIVVPVVKGPMAALALFIFMLNWDSHLWPLLIASDDEHRTLPVGLSAMQADNLGSAAVPMMLVAALLAALPTVLLFVTLQRKFVEGVTMSAGIR; translated from the coding sequence ATGAGCGGGCCGCGCAGCAAGGCCGCACGCGTGGGGCGCGGCACCGCGATGACCGTCGCCGGGCTCGGCGGACTGGTGTTCGTTTCCGTGCTGGTGTACGCGGTGCTGACCGCGTTGAAGCCGGCGTCGGAGGTGCTTTCCGTTCCCCTGCACTGGCTTCCCAGTACCTTTGAATGGTCCAATCTGACGCTGCCGTTCACCGAAACGCCGTTCGCGCGGTACTTCCTCAACAGCACGGTCGTCGGGGTCAGCGTCACCCTGCTGAACGTGGTGACCTGCACCGCGGCCGGGTTCAGCTTCGCGAAGTTCCGCTACCGCGGCCGCGACACCGCGTTCATGGTCGTGCTGGCCACGCTGATGATCCCGATCGAGATCATCTACGTGCCGCTCTACAGCCTGGTGTACTCGCTGGGCTGGGTGGACAGCTTCGCCGGGCTGATCGTGCCGGCCGGCACGAGCGCGTTCGGGATCTTCCTGATGCGCCAGGCGATCGGCAATGTCCCGGACGAGCTGATCGAGGCCGCCCGCCTCGACGGTGCCGGAGATCTGCGCACGCTGGTGTCGATCGTGGTACCGGTGGTGAAGGGCCCGATGGCGGCGCTGGCCCTGTTCATCTTCATGCTCAACTGGGACTCCCACCTGTGGCCGCTGCTGATCGCCTCGGACGACGAGCACCGCACCCTTCCGGTGGGGCTCTCGGCGATGCAGGCGGACAACCTCGGCAGCGCCGCGGTGCCGATGATGCTCGTCGCCGCGCTTCTCGCGGCACTGCCGACGGTCCTGCTTTTCGTGACGCTGCAACGGAAGTTCGTCGAGGGCGTGACGATGTCGGCCGGTATCCGATGA
- a CDS encoding carbohydrate ABC transporter permease, which produces MAVLSIRPKAPRSPAPSRNKPVRGRRKAVGALFAVPALALFLVFAIYPMLRVFYLSLFDYSLTSPPEFVGFENFTYLATDPQFGAALWQTVVYAAGTYVPALALALVLAHALNTRTRGSGLLRLLYFLPVAISWVAVSVIWRVVLNPDGLLNQALGLHLNWLTSSGSAMWGLVVMGVWKETGFFLILFLAGLQSIPDELHEAARLDGAGAFARFRYVTWPMLLPVTAVCSVMAVIRGFQAFSPQLVLTNGGFGTQVVNLFVYKTAFENARMGRASAVAVLMFLLLFGLTLLQLKVFARRDR; this is translated from the coding sequence ATGGCTGTGCTGTCGATCAGGCCCAAGGCGCCGCGCTCCCCCGCGCCGTCGCGGAACAAGCCGGTGCGAGGCCGGCGGAAGGCGGTCGGTGCGCTGTTCGCGGTGCCCGCGCTGGCGTTGTTCCTCGTCTTCGCGATCTACCCGATGCTACGGGTGTTCTACCTGTCCCTGTTCGACTACAGCCTGACCTCGCCGCCGGAGTTCGTGGGCTTCGAGAATTTCACGTACCTGGCCACGGATCCGCAGTTCGGCGCGGCGCTGTGGCAGACCGTGGTGTACGCCGCGGGCACCTACGTTCCCGCGCTCGCACTGGCACTCGTGCTCGCGCACGCCCTCAACACCCGCACACGCGGCAGCGGTCTGCTGCGGCTGCTGTACTTCCTGCCGGTGGCGATCAGCTGGGTCGCGGTGTCGGTGATCTGGCGGGTCGTGCTCAACCCGGACGGCCTGCTCAACCAGGCACTCGGCCTGCACCTCAACTGGCTCACCAGCTCCGGCAGTGCGATGTGGGGCCTGGTCGTGATGGGCGTGTGGAAGGAGACCGGGTTCTTCCTGATCCTGTTCCTCGCCGGCCTGCAGTCCATTCCGGACGAACTGCACGAGGCGGCCCGGCTGGACGGCGCGGGAGCGTTCGCGCGCTTCCGCTACGTCACCTGGCCGATGCTGCTCCCGGTGACCGCGGTGTGCTCGGTGATGGCGGTCATCCGCGGCTTTCAGGCGTTCAGCCCGCAGCTGGTGTTGACCAACGGCGGTTTCGGCACGCAGGTGGTCAACCTGTTCGTGTACAAGACGGCGTTCGAGAACGCCCGGATGGGCCGGGCTTCCGCGGTGGCGGTGCTGATGTTCCTGCTGTTGTTCGGGCTGACCCTGCTGCAGTTGAAGGTCTTCGCGAGGAGGGACCGATGA
- a CDS encoding alpha/beta hydrolase gives MRRKLSVALAAAALMATVVPAASAEASETLEWGACPKGVEGPRLECSTLKVPLDYRDPDGKQIEIAVSRLASENPARRRGVLLTNPGGPGGEGLGYPALLAGSGLPQEVLDSYDLIGFDPRGVAHSTPVTCELTPEQQARGAFSSYAETAADVTREADYARTIARQCATSPTAQMLPHTTTANTARDMERIRVALGEPKISYLGASYGTYLGAAYASMFPDRGDRIVLDSNLGPGGYDYTAMRGFARGMEDRFPDFADYAAAHPEYGLGTTPERVTAKFFDLAKRLDATPVHGVNGLAFRGVTFEYLYADASFPTLAKTWQLLDTNQPLPEQPSTDHDNTMSARLYVVCGDSRWPDSVGDYQHATAVDRVKYPMLGGSTANIGPCAFWPKQRPEPPVHIGNRGPSNVLMVQNERDPGTPLTGARALRQAFGQRARLVTADQGGHGVYPWGKNTCVNDAATEFLTAGQRPAHDLACTAESGK, from the coding sequence ATGCGCAGGAAACTGTCGGTCGCCCTCGCCGCGGCCGCGCTGATGGCGACCGTTGTTCCGGCGGCGTCGGCGGAAGCGAGCGAAACGCTGGAGTGGGGTGCGTGCCCGAAGGGGGTCGAGGGTCCCCGCCTCGAGTGCTCGACCCTGAAAGTCCCGCTGGACTACCGGGATCCCGACGGGAAACAGATCGAGATCGCGGTCTCCCGGCTGGCGAGCGAGAACCCGGCGCGGCGCCGCGGGGTGCTGCTGACCAATCCGGGCGGCCCGGGCGGTGAGGGGCTCGGCTACCCGGCCCTGCTCGCCGGTTCCGGACTGCCCCAGGAGGTGCTGGATTCCTACGACCTCATCGGGTTCGACCCGCGCGGAGTGGCCCACAGCACGCCGGTGACCTGCGAATTGACGCCGGAGCAGCAGGCTCGCGGCGCCTTCTCGTCATACGCCGAGACTGCGGCCGACGTCACCCGCGAAGCCGACTACGCCCGCACCATAGCCCGGCAGTGCGCCACCTCCCCGACCGCGCAGATGCTGCCGCACACCACCACCGCGAACACCGCACGCGACATGGAGCGCATCCGGGTGGCACTGGGCGAGCCGAAGATCTCGTACCTCGGCGCCTCCTACGGCACCTACCTCGGCGCCGCGTACGCGTCGATGTTTCCCGACCGCGGCGACCGGATCGTGCTCGACAGCAACCTGGGCCCCGGCGGATACGACTACACGGCCATGCGCGGGTTCGCCCGCGGCATGGAGGACCGGTTCCCGGACTTCGCGGACTACGCCGCCGCGCACCCCGAGTACGGCCTCGGCACCACGCCGGAACGGGTGACCGCCAAGTTCTTCGACCTGGCGAAGCGGCTGGACGCGACACCGGTCCACGGCGTGAACGGGCTGGCGTTCCGCGGGGTCACCTTCGAATACCTCTACGCCGACGCGAGTTTTCCCACGCTGGCCAAGACCTGGCAGCTGCTCGACACGAACCAGCCGCTGCCCGAGCAGCCTTCGACGGACCACGACAACACCATGTCCGCCCGGCTGTACGTGGTCTGCGGTGATTCGCGCTGGCCGGACTCGGTCGGGGACTACCAGCACGCCACCGCGGTCGACCGGGTGAAGTACCCGATGCTGGGCGGGTCCACGGCCAACATCGGACCGTGCGCCTTCTGGCCGAAACAGCGCCCCGAACCGCCGGTGCACATCGGAAACCGGGGCCCGTCGAACGTGCTGATGGTGCAGAACGAACGCGACCCGGGCACCCCGCTGACCGGCGCCCGCGCGCTGCGGCAGGCGTTCGGGCAGCGCGCCAGGCTGGTGACCGCCGACCAGGGCGGCCACGGCGTCTACCCGTGGGGCAAGAACACCTGCGTCAACGACGCGGCGACGGAGTTCCTGACGGCCGGGCAGCGTCCCGCACACGACCTCGCCTGCACGGCGGAATCGGGCAAGTGA
- a CDS encoding N-acetylmannosamine-6-phosphate 2-epimerase, which produces MDDRLPFPSGALLVSCQAQPGNPLHGPVSMARMAAAAAAGGARAIRANGPADVAAIRSEVDLPVLGINKVFGPDGVFITPTFEDAAAVVRAGAAMVAIDGTARPRPGGGSLGDQIRRIHAELGVPVMADVDDLAAGTAARAAGADVVATTLSGYTGGPAPEGPDIGLVAELVTRLDCPVIAEGRYRSAEDVRAAVDAGAYAVVVGTAITNPMAITTRLAKALS; this is translated from the coding sequence GTGGACGATCGGCTCCCCTTTCCCTCCGGTGCGTTGCTGGTGTCCTGCCAGGCACAGCCGGGCAACCCCCTGCACGGACCGGTGTCGATGGCGAGGATGGCCGCCGCCGCGGCCGCGGGCGGGGCACGCGCGATCCGGGCGAACGGCCCGGCCGACGTCGCCGCCATCCGGTCCGAAGTGGACCTTCCGGTGCTCGGGATCAACAAGGTCTTCGGCCCGGACGGGGTGTTCATCACGCCCACGTTCGAGGATGCCGCCGCGGTGGTGCGGGCAGGCGCGGCGATGGTGGCGATCGACGGCACCGCGCGGCCGCGGCCGGGCGGCGGGTCACTCGGCGATCAGATCCGGCGGATCCACGCGGAACTCGGCGTGCCGGTGATGGCCGACGTCGACGACCTCGCGGCGGGCACCGCGGCCCGGGCCGCCGGAGCCGACGTCGTCGCCACGACGCTGTCCGGCTACACCGGCGGCCCGGCACCGGAAGGACCGGACATCGGCCTGGTCGCCGAGCTGGTGACCAGGCTCGACTGCCCGGTGATCGCCGAGGGCCGCTACCGCAGCGCGGAAGACGTACGGGCAGCTGTCGACGCGGGCGCGTACGCGGTCGTCGTCGGCACAGCGATCACGAACCCGATGGCCATCACCACCCGGCTGGCGAAGGCGTTGTCGTGA
- a CDS encoding ABC transporter substrate-binding protein → MAEHGIRSLRHIRTAGAAILAALLAAATLSACGGDESGGAVTLKFWTHTHPPMIKLNQTLIAEYERQHPNVRIEYQQVPNDEFDTKMLTSMSNGTGPDVLNLDDTTLRGEYLPKRLLAPIDYGALGTGSADELKARYLPRTLDGASADNELYGLPSEFNATAFAVNTQHFADAGLDPDAPPKTWQDVAADARKLSGAGHTQAFSFLYLHSGWYTQQLQTLLNETGGTITDPGHQKATVTSPQAQAALKIWTDLATGAGRAADPNRTSREATSPFSDLATGRQSMAIVYPWAMEQIRESNPDTFAKLKLVPLPQVNPAKPVNRWYGYYWGVSRASEHQQQAWQFIAYLASQSQRWLSDVKFIQPVKGWDTSAAGKQVPGLDVWSAAYRQGKFDEVAPHFAEIKDAVMAMVNDTVFDHVAIPEASRKAAETIDRSLGS, encoded by the coding sequence ATGGCCGAGCACGGAATCCGTTCCCTGCGCCACATCCGGACGGCAGGTGCCGCGATCCTGGCGGCACTGCTGGCCGCCGCCACGCTGTCGGCCTGCGGTGGCGACGAGTCCGGCGGCGCGGTGACGTTGAAGTTCTGGACGCACACCCATCCGCCGATGATCAAGCTCAACCAGACGCTCATCGCCGAGTACGAACGACAGCACCCGAACGTCCGCATCGAGTACCAGCAGGTCCCGAACGACGAGTTCGACACGAAGATGCTGACCTCGATGAGCAACGGCACCGGCCCGGACGTGCTGAACCTCGACGACACGACGTTGCGCGGCGAGTACCTTCCCAAACGGCTGCTCGCGCCCATCGACTACGGCGCGCTGGGCACGGGTTCCGCGGACGAGCTCAAGGCGCGTTACCTGCCGCGCACCCTCGACGGCGCTTCGGCGGACAACGAGCTGTACGGCCTGCCGAGCGAGTTCAACGCGACCGCGTTCGCCGTCAACACCCAGCACTTCGCCGACGCCGGGCTCGATCCGGACGCGCCGCCGAAGACCTGGCAGGACGTGGCCGCGGACGCGCGGAAGCTCAGCGGCGCAGGGCACACCCAGGCGTTCAGCTTCCTCTACCTGCATTCCGGCTGGTACACCCAGCAACTGCAGACGCTGTTGAACGAGACCGGCGGGACGATCACCGACCCGGGCCACCAGAAGGCGACCGTCACCAGCCCGCAGGCACAGGCGGCGTTGAAGATCTGGACCGATCTCGCGACCGGCGCCGGCCGTGCCGCGGACCCGAACCGGACCTCACGCGAGGCGACCTCGCCGTTCAGCGATCTCGCCACCGGACGCCAGTCGATGGCGATCGTCTACCCGTGGGCGATGGAGCAGATCAGGGAAAGCAACCCCGACACCTTCGCCAAGCTGAAGCTCGTCCCGCTGCCGCAGGTGAACCCGGCGAAACCGGTGAACCGCTGGTACGGCTACTACTGGGGGGTCAGCCGGGCGAGTGAGCACCAGCAGCAGGCCTGGCAGTTCATCGCCTACCTGGCGAGCCAGTCGCAGCGCTGGCTGTCCGACGTCAAGTTCATCCAGCCGGTGAAGGGCTGGGACACCAGCGCGGCGGGCAAGCAGGTGCCCGGGCTCGACGTGTGGTCCGCGGCCTACCGGCAGGGAAAGTTCGACGAGGTGGCGCCGCACTTCGCGGAGATCAAGGACGCGGTGATGGCGATGGTCAACGACACCGTCTTCGACCACGTCGCGATCCCGGAGGCGTCCCGGAAGGCTGCCGAGACGATCGACCGCAGCCTGGGGAGCTGA